The Bacteroides ovatus genomic interval CTCGGTGGTGGTCATTGAAGGAAAATACTTTGCCACTTTTCAAAAACTGTCTTTTAACAACCAGGAAATAGAGCCGACAACGATAGAAAGCAATCGTATCACTTTCACTGTACCGGTAGATACGGAAGATTTTACAGTGGGCGACGGAGAACTGACTGTTGTCAATGCGTATGATGAAATTGGTGTTAGCCGGGAATTTACTCTTTTAGGTTTTGTCCCTAGTGTGACGGAAATTTCATATACGATGCCTAAACCCGGTAATGTGATCCGGCTTACAGGTGTCAATCTGTACGATAAGGCGAAAGTCTTTTTCCCTTCTTCCACAGGTGAAAAGGAAGGCTTCGTTCAGAGTGCCTCATCGGATGCGACTTCCATGGATGTACTTGTGCCGGAAGGTGTGGGAGATAAGGCAGGATATATTCGTATAGAGAGCGAAGGTGCTGATGTTGAAGTGAAAGGAATTGTCATGTTCTACAAACAGGGAGTGTTCTTGCAGGAGTTCACGGATGAAGAGTTGAAACTGGGAGTTTCGTCGGGGAATTTGACGCAGAATAAATCAGCACTGTATAATCCGGAAAACCGTCCGGCAAATGATATGAATCCGGTGAATCCCGATTACTTTATTTACTTCAAAAATGCTTCTATTCCGGTAAGTACAAGTACCGGTAACCATGGGGCTTATTTGAGGTTTTCGACATATGAGCATATCAAAAAAATATTGGCAACGAATACCGAAATTTCAAATTCAACTTTAATTAAGAATGTTGCAATGCAAGTAGATGTTTATATGCCAAATCCTTGGAATAGTGGAATGTTAGCATGGCGTATGGATAAAGATGGTGGAACTCTGAATTCTAATCGTATCATGAATATTGCTCCATGGACAGTCGGTAATCCCTTTGATTTTGACGGAGAATGGCATACATTTACTTATAAACTCACAGACTTTGTTTTGAGTACAGAAGTGAAAGAAACCTATACTTTAGAAACTTGGTTGGCAGAGTATGCTATGAAACGAAACTCTACAACCGGAATTTGGAGTCCGTGTATTTCCCTGTTTACTTTTGCCAATGGTAATTTTATGCGCAATAATGGGAATAACACACCGGATCCTCAGTGGGCTTGCGTAAATATCGTTAATTTTGAAATGGGGCTTGCCAACATGCGTTTGGTTCCACTTACACCTGTGGCTTTTGAATAATCATTTAATTGTGAGATAATAATGAGAAATCTTTTATTAGTTTTTTGTCTGTTCGCCGCAATAGCGGCGAACGCAAAAGAAGAGCCTATTCAACTTTTCCCTCGGACGTATGGGTATTTCTCCAGAGGAGACAGCGAAACACAGACGATTACTTATGACCATGCTTACGGACAGTACGGCTGGAAAAACACAAAAAATGTGGATCTTTCC includes:
- a CDS encoding glycan-binding surface protein gives rise to the protein MKTFKSIQSGIIACLIITFVMGLFSCSDDNETVDNLLPPTIVKVCVWDEDIEEWIIPGAESKIRIGTPLRIEGTNMAQTIAVYINGGLISAFHAEDNAIELVIPDIPVDEGEIKEMNLNLIRVVNKAGAATCTAEDFQFFGRQITVTGFSLTENEGRTWEAVQELPIGGKIRIEGNGLKTANELYINGTSVDLTGIPAEEKNDAFLIVTIPETLPFGNAVENPDSRNKMRLVTAYDDRTLDCVIAGKQVEINRITDANGNAITEAGRNSVVVIEGKYFATFQKLSFNNQEIEPTTIESNRITFTVPVDTEDFTVGDGELTVVNAYDEIGVSREFTLLGFVPSVTEISYTMPKPGNVIRLTGVNLYDKAKVFFPSSTGEKEGFVQSASSDATSMDVLVPEGVGDKAGYIRIESEGADVEVKGIVMFYKQGVFLQEFTDEELKLGVSSGNLTQNKSALYNPENRPANDMNPVNPDYFIYFKNASIPVSTSTGNHGAYLRFSTYEHIKKILATNTEISNSTLIKNVAMQVDVYMPNPWNSGMLAWRMDKDGGTLNSNRIMNIAPWTVGNPFDFDGEWHTFTYKLTDFVLSTEVKETYTLETWLAEYAMKRNSTTGIWSPCISLFTFANGNFMRNNGNNTPDPQWACVNIVNFEMGLANMRLVPLTPVAFE